The Leptospira barantonii genome includes a region encoding these proteins:
- a CDS encoding TonB-dependent receptor plug domain-containing protein, with translation MKESAPFTSTLFLILSWTFVFFFHSPLFAQKPLQVEVVITDETGNNAVSNTPVVFQEIGKYLITNGEGSVKVVFPAPGTYNLRIMTSEKVFKKTVTVEYDGQKKFLFVRKPVPGEINVYGDKDLESLSRYTLNQEEIRRLPGAQNDALKAIQTLPGIAAVPPIGLSSSSFNNLVNSVGNSNPYSNSERGFLVMRGGGTLANGYYLDGFPMTYPYHLGDQSSVLNNNIIKSFNIYSGAFPVQFGFATGGIIDIRTPDVVAKTFSVLNLNTFLSDVYHQNKISENIYAIVSARKSYPNVTMLKLYPEGIPQDAKYADYEDYQAKFNWKPGNNHTFNVLLFGAKDKQKYTKAQDDFENSKKEFLGLSTLQEAASGRPPVGLERLFRTSGLRYTYNNKSWFETSVSLSNNYFRENFEVNFNNPLTAELIFGLQNVTTQNINFLENNTRVTLIERHLTFRFGGQLREKTIQLQGEDIKSSNATFLDFFNSLLDSNRQFRALIEGDHIHTREIAGFAELEFKIGGFSILPGYRHDYYDKVHEKRDAFRGRAEYEILKTGTKFLAGTGEHYNAPLQIEQYSARSGNPNLKMEHSIHSSVGIEQRVSSDYIIKVEGFHNQYSNLVTPDSYVQDPYQPNNEKRDIVNHTADVEKNPYVIRSMNYSNSRDGFSRGVEFFLKANQGSARRFFGWISYTNSVSKRNNHQPQLTDDEEKQRTKDNRGHKLQYQWHEGGNYLNYYDDGKFELLVDNDKLLLYDYDRTHILNIVFAWKFGQSWQIGSKYTYLTNVPITPIVGSNKAAAIASTGINLYNPKYADYYNSGRWPDFHQLDIRIDRFMNYQWGYVNTYIELINFFGNRNQISQTFNNFGAYSRDAVTNPLTGITTPSNPAPVYNSNYIESTSIGGKVKYYPLISIGIMIKF, from the coding sequence ATGAAAGAATCGGCTCCATTCACATCGACGTTGTTTTTGATTCTTTCTTGGACTTTTGTTTTCTTTTTCCATTCTCCCTTGTTCGCGCAAAAACCGTTGCAAGTCGAGGTTGTGATCACCGATGAAACCGGGAATAACGCTGTTTCAAACACCCCGGTCGTATTTCAGGAAATCGGAAAGTATCTCATCACAAACGGAGAAGGTTCGGTGAAGGTCGTTTTTCCCGCTCCGGGAACTTACAATCTGAGAATCATGACTTCCGAAAAGGTTTTTAAAAAAACCGTGACCGTGGAATACGACGGCCAGAAAAAATTTCTTTTCGTCCGTAAACCCGTTCCCGGCGAGATCAACGTCTACGGCGATAAGGATTTGGAATCTCTTTCGAGATATACCTTGAATCAGGAAGAGATTCGAAGATTGCCCGGCGCTCAGAACGACGCGCTAAAGGCCATTCAAACCCTTCCCGGAATCGCGGCGGTTCCTCCGATCGGTTTGTCTTCTTCTTCGTTTAACAATTTGGTGAACAGCGTCGGGAACTCGAATCCGTATTCGAACAGCGAACGCGGTTTTTTGGTGATGCGCGGAGGCGGAACACTCGCCAACGGTTATTATCTGGACGGTTTTCCGATGACTTATCCGTATCACCTGGGAGATCAATCTTCGGTACTAAATAATAATATTATAAAGTCGTTTAATATTTACTCGGGCGCCTTTCCGGTGCAATTTGGTTTTGCTACGGGCGGTATAATCGATATTCGCACCCCGGACGTGGTCGCTAAAACTTTCTCAGTCCTGAATTTGAACACGTTTCTTTCCGACGTTTATCATCAGAATAAAATCTCCGAAAATATATACGCGATCGTTTCCGCGAGAAAATCCTATCCGAACGTTACGATGTTGAAGTTGTATCCGGAAGGAATTCCTCAGGACGCGAAATACGCCGACTACGAGGATTATCAAGCCAAGTTCAATTGGAAACCTGGAAACAATCATACGTTCAATGTTCTTCTTTTCGGGGCCAAAGATAAACAGAAATATACGAAAGCCCAGGACGATTTCGAAAACAGTAAAAAAGAATTCTTAGGTCTTTCCACTTTGCAGGAAGCCGCGTCCGGTCGTCCTCCCGTAGGTTTGGAACGTTTGTTTCGAACGAGCGGTCTTCGTTATACGTACAATAATAAATCCTGGTTCGAAACCTCGGTATCCCTTTCGAACAATTACTTTCGAGAGAATTTCGAAGTGAACTTCAACAATCCGTTGACCGCGGAATTGATCTTCGGTCTTCAGAACGTCACCACTCAGAATATTAACTTTTTGGAAAATAATACGAGAGTCACTTTGATTGAAAGACATCTAACGTTTCGATTCGGAGGACAACTCAGGGAAAAGACGATTCAACTGCAAGGCGAGGACATCAAATCCTCGAACGCCACGTTTCTGGACTTTTTCAACAGTCTTTTGGATTCCAATCGTCAGTTCCGAGCTTTGATCGAAGGGGATCATATCCATACGAGAGAGATCGCCGGTTTTGCCGAACTGGAATTTAAGATCGGCGGTTTCAGCATTCTTCCGGGTTATAGACACGACTACTACGATAAGGTGCATGAGAAGAGGGACGCGTTTCGCGGAAGAGCGGAATATGAAATTCTCAAGACGGGTACGAAATTTTTGGCGGGAACGGGAGAACACTACAACGCTCCGTTGCAGATCGAACAGTATTCCGCGAGATCGGGAAATCCGAATCTGAAGATGGAACATTCGATTCATTCTTCCGTGGGAATCGAACAACGAGTCTCCTCCGATTATATCATCAAGGTGGAAGGTTTTCACAATCAGTATTCCAATCTTGTAACGCCGGATTCTTACGTTCAAGATCCCTATCAACCGAACAACGAAAAGAGGGACATCGTAAATCATACGGCCGACGTTGAAAAAAATCCTTACGTCATCCGAAGTATGAATTATTCGAATTCAAGAGACGGTTTTTCCAGAGGTGTTGAGTTTTTTCTAAAAGCGAATCAAGGTTCGGCGAGAAGATTCTTCGGTTGGATTTCGTACACCAATTCCGTTTCAAAAAGAAACAACCACCAACCTCAACTCACCGATGACGAGGAAAAACAAAGAACAAAAGACAATCGAGGTCATAAACTTCAGTATCAATGGCACGAGGGCGGAAATTATCTCAACTACTACGACGACGGAAAGTTCGAATTGCTCGTGGATAACGACAAACTGCTGTTATACGATTACGATAGAACGCATATTCTCAATATCGTGTTCGCTTGGAAGTTCGGTCAGAGTTGGCAGATCGGAAGTAAGTACACGTATCTTACGAACGTTCCGATCACTCCGATCGTAGGTTCGAACAAGGCCGCGGCGATCGCTTCCACGGGAATCAATTTATACAATCCGAAATACGCTGACTACTATAACTCGGGAAGATGGCCCGACTTTCATCAGCTTGATATTCGTATCGATCGTTTTATGAATTATCAATGGGGTTACGTGAACACGTATATAGAACTCATCAACTTTTTCGGAAATAGAAATCAGATCAGTCAAACATTCAATAACTTCGGAGCTTATTCCAGGGACGCCGTGACCAATCCGCTAACCGGAATAACAACTCCGAGCAATCCCGCTCCCGTCTACAATTCCAATTACATCGAGTCTACGTCGATCGGGGGAAAGGTGAAATACTATCCCTTGATCAGTATCGGAATTATGATCAAGTTTTAG
- a CDS encoding DUF4442 domain-containing protein, whose translation MNLLNFLSVFFFQFKMLLQWPVYWRCGGRVLRISEDFREMKVKLPLNRKTRGLMGTHFGGSLYPFVDPIPLFLLKHNLGDPYLLWDTDGSIRYVKATSQDVFADIKIPSEKIRKIKEECDQKKKTNFDIDIDVLEGNGTLIAQVRKTIYVRKKPDFSKRNVSIPKK comes from the coding sequence ATGAACCTACTCAATTTTTTATCCGTATTTTTCTTTCAGTTCAAAATGCTTTTGCAATGGCCCGTCTATTGGCGTTGTGGAGGAAGAGTTTTACGAATCTCGGAAGACTTTCGGGAAATGAAGGTCAAACTTCCGCTCAATCGCAAAACAAGAGGATTGATGGGAACCCATTTCGGAGGTTCTCTCTATCCGTTTGTGGACCCGATTCCATTGTTTTTACTCAAACACAATCTGGGAGATCCGTATCTTTTATGGGACACGGACGGTTCCATACGTTATGTGAAAGCGACATCACAAGACGTTTTCGCGGACATCAAAATTCCGTCGGAAAAAATCCGAAAGATCAAGGAAGAATGCGACCAGAAGAAAAAGACGAATTTCGACATAGACATCGACGTCCTTGAAGGAAACGGAACTCTGATCGCGCAGGTTCGCAAGACGATCTACGTTCGCAAAAAACCGGACTTCTCCAAAAGAAACGTGTCGATCCCCAAAAAATAA